A genomic window from Salvia miltiorrhiza cultivar Shanhuang (shh) chromosome 5, IMPLAD_Smil_shh, whole genome shotgun sequence includes:
- the LOC131024224 gene encoding universal stress protein PHOS32-like: MGDTRRVGVAVDFSPCSRKALRWAVDNLSRKGDHLIMVVVRPDCHYESGEMQLWEATGSPLIPLSDFTNSVIMKKYGISPDTESLDIVTTASKQKEIVVLLKIYWGDAREKLCESVDNIPLDSLVIGNRGLGKIQRVLMGSVSNYVVNNAPCPVTVVKSSD; encoded by the exons atgGGAGACACGAGGAGAGTAGGCGTGGCTGTAGATTTCTCGCCGTGCAGCAGAAAAGCTCTGCGATGGGCCGTCGATAATCTGTCGAGGAAGGGTGACCACCTGATTATGGTGGTCGTGCGCCCAGACTGTCATTATGAATCGGGCGAGATGCAGCTCTGGGAAGCCACCGGCTCAC CCCTTATTCCGTTGAGCGATTTCACAAACTCCGTCATCATGAAGAAGTACGGCATTAGCCCTGATACTGAATCATTAGACATCGTCACCACTGCATCAAAGCAAAAAGAG ATAGTTGTGCTCTTGAAAATCTACTGGGGCGATGCTCGTGAAAAGTTATGTGAATCAGTTGACAACATTCCTCTTGACTCCCTTGTCATTGGCAATAGAGGCCTTGGCAAGATCCAAAG GGTGCTAATGGGCAGTGTTAGCAACTATGTGGTGAACAATGCTCCTTGTCCGGTTACCGTTGTGAAAAGTAGTGACTAA
- the LOC131024225 gene encoding F-box protein CPR1-like, with translation MASPNFQPTIRRNPSRKLKIRPKFHHPQTHSQLSRDLPEVIVKVYSLRNDEWKRIKNFEGRWLMDAPGAFTNGKLYWIASQGYELDSGLDIVFLDLEKDEYEILQMPSYVKSGYYSRLGVCEPEGSLYVLCSHLTGADVWIMGGQDWTKLLTIPYIDDFLKYTYKRASYVLKDGRVLLLCGSTFVIFDARDSSFRYPKVRDAAEFIAVGAYVETLVSPSYSIKAASLF, from the exons ATggcgagccctaatttccaGCCAACAATTCGTCGCAACCCATCTCGAAAACTCAAAATTAGACCTAAATTTCACCACCCACAGACTCATTCTCAACTGTCGAG GGATTTGCCTGAGGTGATCGTGAAAGTTTATAGTTTGAGGAATGATGAGTGGAAGAGGATCAAGAATTTTGAGGGGCGTTGGTTGATGGATGCTCCGGGGGCGTTTACGAATGGAAAGCTGTATTGGATTGCAAGCCAAGGTTACGAGTTAGACTCCGGTTTGGATATTGTGTTCCTTGATTTGGAGAAGGACGAGTATGAGATACTGCAAATGCCGAGCTATGTGAAGAGTGGGTATTACTCGAGGTTGGGAGTGTGTGAGCCTGAGGGCTCGTTGTACGTGCTGTGCAGTCACCTGACTGGTGCGGATGTGTGGATCATGGGAGGCCAGGATTGGACCAAGCTGCTTACAATTCCTTACATTGATGATTTCCTCAAGTATACCTATAAGAGGGCATCGTATGTGCTCAAGGATGGTCGGGTCCTGTTGCTTTGTGGTTCAACTTTTGTCATATTTGATGCAAGGGATTCCTCGTTTAGGTATCCCAAGGTTAGGGACGCGGCTGAATTCATTGCGGTCGGTGCTTATGTTGAAACTTTAGTTTCACCATCATACTCAATCAAGGCTGCATCTCTGTTTTAG
- the LOC131024226 gene encoding pectinesterase 3, which yields MALHNNLKLFYLLFFSSLVLPHHLAQPEVSPSPAPDSSGSSPGPAPSPFDYADDEIETQEFSISLPPSSSETPSIAPSADGSIEFDFSPALAPSGDADPALENICDSTDYPSLCLSTVAPYLDGETDIQSVLDVAIQAGAQFSKYGQATAQKLAGNPGNPPQHASVLNDCKDGFENAADNYAKAGDALAEQDKGTVNSMLSAVITYIGDCQETISKDSPLYSLTDRLINMTSNCLAISSLIN from the coding sequence ATGGCGCTACACAACAATCTGAAGCTGTTCTATctcctcttcttctcctctctcgtcCTCCCCCACCATTTAGCACAACCCGAGGTGTCCCCGAGCCCGGCGCCCGACTCCTCAGGTTCATCACCGGGGCCGGCCCCATCGCCATTTGATTACGCAGATGATGAAATAGAAACTCAAGAGTTTTCCATCTCACTACCTCCATCATCCTCAGAAACCCCATCCATCGCTCCGAGTGCAGATGGCTCCATCGAATTCGATTTCTCACCAGCCCTCGCCCCATCAGGTGATGCCGATCCAGCGTTGGAGAACATCTGCGACTCCACGGACTATCCTTCCCTTTGTCTGTCCACAGTCGCTCCCTACTTAGACGGGGAGACCGACATTCAATCTGTCCTCGACGTGGCCATCCAGGCCGGAGCTCAATTCTCAAAATACGGGCAGGCCACAGCACAGAAACTCGCTGGAAACCCGGGGAACCCACCTCAGCACGCTTCCGTCCTCAACGACTGCAAGGACGGTTTTGAAAACGCGGCGGACAACTATGCCAAGGCCGGTGACGCCCTCGCCGAGCAAGACAAAGGCACCGTGAATAGCATGCTGAGTGCCGTCATAACATACATTGGAGACTGTCAGGAGACGATCTCAAAGGATTCCCCATTGTACAGCCTTACTGATAGGCTGATCAACATGACGAGTAACTGCCTCGCTATCAGCTCTCTCATCAATTGA